A single window of Rhizobium indicum DNA harbors:
- a CDS encoding glucan ABC transporter ATP-binding protein/ permease, translating into MTLFKVYARALRYLGAYKLRVSLVVVANIVLATITIAEPILFGRIIDAISGKGEVKPILFMWATFAVFNTIAFVLVAREADRLAHGRRATLLTEAFGRIISMPLGWHHQRGTSNALHTLLRACETLFGLWLEFMRNHLSTVIALALLIPTAMAMDMRLSAVLMVLAIAYWLIGRVVMSRTKDGQASVENHYHTVFSHVSDSISNVSVLHSYNRIEAETRALKSFADRLLEAQYPVLDWWAIASALNRMASTIAMMVVLIIGTMLVQAGQLRVGDVIAFIGFANLLIGRLDLMRQFATQIFEARSKLEEFYALEDSVREREEPAGNGEIKDVKGAIEFRDVSFGFGNSSQGLHNVSFSVKAGQTVAIVGPTGAGKTTLVNLLQRVYDAQGGKILVDGTDITKVTRKSLRRHIATVFQDAGLLNRSISDNIRLGREGASEEDMRRAAEAAAAADFIETREDRYDTHVGERGNKLSGGERQRIAIARAILKDAPILVLDEATSALDVETENRVKAAIDNLRQNRTTFIIAHRLSTVREADMVLFLDDGRVVEQGSFDELSHSNGRFAALLRASGILTDEEVRKAHTTEAA; encoded by the coding sequence TGACGCTATTTAAGGTCTATGCAAGAGCTCTGCGCTATCTTGGCGCCTACAAGCTGCGCGTATCCCTGGTCGTTGTCGCAAACATTGTTCTTGCGACGATCACTATCGCGGAGCCGATCCTGTTCGGTCGTATCATCGATGCGATTTCGGGCAAGGGTGAGGTCAAGCCCATCCTCTTCATGTGGGCGACTTTCGCCGTCTTCAACACCATTGCCTTCGTTCTGGTGGCCCGCGAGGCCGACCGGCTAGCCCATGGCCGGCGGGCGACGCTGTTGACGGAAGCCTTCGGCCGCATCATTTCCATGCCGCTTGGCTGGCACCATCAGCGCGGCACCTCCAACGCGCTGCATACATTGCTGCGCGCCTGCGAAACGCTGTTCGGCCTCTGGCTGGAATTCATGCGCAACCACCTGTCGACGGTTATCGCGCTTGCCCTTCTGATACCGACCGCAATGGCGATGGACATGCGCCTTTCCGCCGTGCTCATGGTGCTTGCCATCGCCTACTGGCTGATCGGCCGCGTCGTCATGAGCCGCACCAAGGACGGTCAGGCTTCGGTCGAGAACCATTATCACACCGTCTTTTCGCATGTCAGCGACTCGATCAGCAACGTTTCGGTCCTGCACAGCTATAACCGCATCGAGGCCGAAACCAGGGCGCTGAAATCCTTTGCCGACCGTCTGCTCGAAGCCCAGTATCCGGTGCTCGACTGGTGGGCGATCGCCAGCGCACTGAACCGCATGGCGTCGACCATCGCGATGATGGTGGTCCTGATCATCGGCACCATGCTCGTCCAGGCCGGCCAGCTGCGCGTCGGCGACGTCATCGCCTTCATCGGCTTTGCCAATCTCCTGATCGGCCGTCTCGACCTGATGCGCCAGTTCGCCACGCAGATTTTCGAGGCCCGTTCTAAGCTTGAGGAATTCTATGCGCTGGAAGACTCGGTGCGTGAACGTGAAGAGCCTGCCGGCAACGGCGAGATCAAGGACGTTAAGGGTGCGATCGAATTCCGCGACGTCTCCTTCGGTTTTGGCAACAGCTCGCAGGGCCTGCACAATGTCTCCTTCTCGGTGAAGGCAGGCCAGACGGTCGCGATCGTCGGCCCGACCGGCGCCGGCAAGACGACACTCGTCAACCTGCTGCAGCGTGTCTACGACGCCCAGGGCGGCAAGATCCTCGTCGACGGCACCGATATCACCAAGGTGACCCGCAAGTCGCTGCGTCGCCACATCGCCACCGTCTTCCAGGATGCGGGCCTGCTGAACCGTTCGATCAGCGACAATATCCGCCTTGGCCGCGAGGGCGCCAGCGAGGAAGACATGCGCCGTGCGGCCGAAGCCGCCGCCGCCGCCGACTTCATCGAGACGCGTGAGGATCGCTACGATACGCATGTCGGCGAACGCGGCAACAAGCTCTCCGGCGGCGAGCGCCAGCGCATCGCGATTGCCCGCGCCATCCTCAAGGACGCGCCAATCCTGGTGCTCGACGAGGCGACCTCGGCGCTCGACGTCGAAACCGAAAACCGCGTCAAGGCCGCAATCGACAATCTGCGCCAGAACCGCACCACCTTCATCATCGCCCACCGCCTGTCGACGGTCCGCGAAGCCGATATGGTGCTCTTCCTGGATGACGGCCGCGTCGTCGAACAGGGCAGCTTCGACGAACTCAGCCACAGCAACGGCCGCTTCGCCGCCCTGCTGCGCGCCAGCGGCATCCTGACGGACGAAGAAGTCCGCAAGGCCCATACCACCGAAGCCGCCTGA